A genome region from Arthrobacter agilis includes the following:
- a CDS encoding extracellular solute-binding protein has protein sequence MRKSILWAAPTIPLLILGATGCAPEGSGGGDSAGDESITVAYQTTATYTQVDALMKKAKQDFEAANPDITVELEPIQAEENDYATKLALMQRSPDTAPDVFYEDSFRVRPDAEAGYLLALDEYLAEWEDWDTAFIDSAKQAGAGSDGKTYAVPMGTDTRALWYNKAVFEQAGLPIPWEPKTWQDVLDAAETVKAAIPDAVPFNIYSGTGMGEAASMQGFEMLLYGTDDTLYDTDEGKWVVGSQGFRDSLQFISDVYVGDLGPDVATALDSNYYQQLNGEGYPTDKVGASIDGSWIAGSWLEGGPAPWPEWSDVMGVTPMPTQDGQDPGATSMSGGWTLAVGSGSGNPDAAFEFVSTALNKDNSLSYNVNASQVPVRSDVAEDPAFTGSSPVSGFFSDLVEVTHYRPTTSDYAEISGSIQQAMEAVMTGEQSVEEAAAAYDEAVTSLVGEDNVLRG, from the coding sequence ATGCGAAAGTCCATCCTGTGGGCAGCGCCCACCATCCCCCTCCTGATCCTGGGCGCCACCGGATGTGCGCCCGAGGGCAGCGGTGGAGGGGACAGCGCCGGAGACGAGTCGATCACGGTGGCCTACCAGACCACCGCCACCTACACGCAGGTCGATGCCCTGATGAAGAAGGCGAAGCAGGACTTCGAAGCGGCGAACCCCGACATCACGGTCGAACTGGAGCCCATCCAGGCGGAGGAGAACGACTACGCCACGAAACTCGCGCTCATGCAGCGCTCACCGGACACGGCGCCGGATGTCTTCTACGAGGACAGTTTCCGTGTGCGCCCCGATGCCGAGGCGGGCTATCTCCTGGCACTCGACGAGTACCTCGCGGAATGGGAGGACTGGGATACGGCCTTCATCGACAGCGCGAAGCAGGCCGGAGCGGGGTCCGACGGCAAGACCTATGCGGTGCCCATGGGCACCGACACGCGTGCGCTCTGGTACAACAAGGCCGTCTTCGAGCAGGCCGGCCTCCCGATCCCGTGGGAACCGAAGACCTGGCAGGACGTCCTCGACGCGGCGGAGACCGTGAAGGCCGCGATCCCCGACGCCGTACCGTTCAACATCTATTCCGGGACCGGCATGGGCGAGGCCGCGTCGATGCAGGGCTTCGAGATGCTGCTCTACGGCACCGACGACACGCTGTACGACACGGACGAAGGCAAGTGGGTGGTGGGCTCCCAGGGCTTCAGGGATTCACTGCAGTTCATCTCGGACGTCTACGTCGGCGACCTGGGTCCGGACGTCGCCACGGCCCTCGACTCGAACTACTACCAGCAGCTCAACGGCGAGGGCTACCCGACCGACAAGGTCGGCGCATCGATCGACGGCTCCTGGATCGCCGGGAGCTGGCTCGAGGGGGGCCCCGCCCCATGGCCGGAATGGTCGGACGTGATGGGGGTGACCCCCATGCCCACCCAGGACGGGCAGGACCCCGGAGCCACGAGCATGTCCGGGGGCTGGACGCTCGCCGTCGGATCGGGCAGCGGGAACCCGGATGCGGCGTTCGAGTTCGTCAGCACCGCGCTCAACAAGGACAACAGCCTGTCCTACAACGTCAACGCGTCCCAGGTCCCGGTCCGCAGCGATGTGGCCGAGGACCCGGCCTTCACCGGATCGAGCCCGGTCAGCGGCTTCTTCAGCGACCTCGTGGAGGTCACGCACTACCGCCCCACCACGTCCGACTACGCCGAGATCTCCGGCAGCATCCAGCAGGCGATGGAGGCGGTCATGACGGGCGAGCAGTCCGTCGAGGAGGCCGCAGCGGCCTATGACGAGGCCGTGACGTCCCTCGTCGGCGAAGACAACGTCCTCCGGGGATGA
- a CDS encoding carbohydrate ABC transporter permease, producing MTTTPARPLREDGPPTVRPAPSSGRPVPRGRAARRAIPLAPAVVLLLLFMLGPVLWSIWGSFTNASLSGRAASEPRFVGLDNYVALLSDPDFPNAVWLTVVFLIVSAVIGQNFLGLGLALLTATAPKIVRSIVATTVVTAWVLPEIVAAFACYAFFSSDGTLNTLTASVGLEPVEWLFAYPLASVILANIWRGTAFSMMIYEAALNDVAPEITEAAVIDGAGGWKRLIFVTIPMIRNSISTNLMLITLQTLSVFTLIFVMTSGGPNQRSSTLPLFAYAEAFGLGKIGYGTAIATVMLLIGAVFSFLYIRVLKPGDTA from the coding sequence ATGACCACCACGCCGGCACGACCCCTGCGGGAGGACGGGCCGCCGACGGTGCGGCCCGCACCCTCCTCCGGGCGGCCCGTCCCCAGGGGACGGGCCGCCCGGCGCGCCATCCCCCTGGCGCCCGCCGTCGTCCTCCTCCTGCTGTTCATGCTCGGCCCCGTGCTGTGGTCGATCTGGGGTTCGTTCACGAATGCCTCCCTCTCGGGCAGGGCGGCCTCCGAGCCGCGCTTCGTCGGCCTGGACAACTACGTCGCGCTGCTGAGCGACCCGGACTTCCCGAACGCGGTGTGGCTGACGGTCGTCTTCCTCATCGTCTCCGCGGTGATCGGGCAGAACTTCCTCGGACTGGGGCTGGCCCTGCTCACCGCCACCGCCCCGAAGATCGTCCGGTCCATCGTCGCGACCACCGTGGTGACCGCGTGGGTCCTTCCGGAGATCGTGGCGGCCTTCGCCTGCTATGCGTTCTTCAGCAGCGACGGCACCCTGAACACGCTGACGGCGTCGGTGGGCCTCGAACCGGTCGAGTGGCTCTTCGCCTATCCCCTGGCGTCCGTGATCCTGGCGAACATCTGGCGGGGTACGGCCTTCTCCATGATGATCTACGAGGCCGCGCTGAACGACGTGGCTCCGGAGATCACGGAGGCCGCGGTGATCGACGGCGCGGGCGGCTGGAAGCGGCTGATCTTCGTCACCATCCCGATGATCAGGAACAGCATCTCCACCAACCTGATGCTGATCACCCTGCAGACCCTCTCCGTGTTCACCCTGATCTTCGTCATGACGAGCGGCGGCCCGAACCAGCGCAGCAGCACCCTTCCGCTGTTCGCCTACGCCGAGGCGTTCGGGCTGGGCAAGATCGGCTACGGCACGGCGATCGCCACGGTGATGCTGCTCATCGGCGCGGTGTTCTCCTTCCTCTACATCCGCGTCCTCAAGCCGGGAGACACAGCATGA
- a CDS encoding carbohydrate ABC transporter permease produces MSISVASPRRTVSRGVASAVLLAVAALFLLPLAWLVLASLDTGASASLAMPEQFSLANFTAVLTPGQTLWPLWNSFLLSAGCAVITVLAAVLAAYPLSRYQARYNKPFLYGVLFGTGLPITAMMVPVYSMFVRLGQLDSVPAVALFMAATSLPMAIWMTKNFMDSVPVSLEEAAWIDGASAMKALRTVVVPLMRPGLAVVFIFVFIQAWGNFFIPFILLLSSHKQPAAVTVFNFFGQYGSVAYGQLAAFSLLYSLPVIVLYVLVTKGIGGSFATAGAIKG; encoded by the coding sequence ATGAGCATCTCCGTCGCCTCACCGAGGCGGACCGTGTCCCGGGGCGTCGCGTCCGCGGTCCTGCTCGCCGTCGCCGCCCTGTTCCTGCTGCCGCTCGCCTGGCTGGTCCTGGCCTCGCTCGACACCGGGGCCAGTGCGTCCCTCGCGATGCCCGAGCAGTTCTCCCTCGCCAACTTCACGGCCGTGCTGACGCCCGGGCAGACGCTGTGGCCCCTGTGGAACAGCTTCCTGCTGTCCGCCGGGTGCGCCGTCATCACCGTGCTCGCCGCCGTGCTCGCCGCGTACCCGCTCTCGCGGTACCAGGCCCGGTACAACAAGCCGTTCCTGTACGGGGTGCTGTTCGGGACGGGCCTGCCGATCACGGCCATGATGGTGCCCGTCTACAGCATGTTCGTCCGGCTGGGCCAGCTCGACAGCGTGCCCGCCGTCGCGCTCTTCATGGCCGCGACGTCGCTGCCCATGGCCATCTGGATGACGAAGAACTTCATGGACTCCGTTCCGGTGAGCCTGGAGGAGGCGGCCTGGATCGACGGCGCGAGCGCGATGAAGGCGCTGCGCACCGTCGTCGTCCCCCTCATGCGTCCGGGCCTGGCCGTGGTGTTCATCTTCGTCTTCATCCAGGCCTGGGGGAACTTCTTCATCCCGTTCATCCTGCTGCTCTCGAGCCACAAGCAACCCGCAGCGGTGACGGTGTTCAACTTCTTCGGGCAGTACGGGAGCGTCGCCTACGGCCAGCTCGCGGCCTTCTCCCTGCTCTACTCACTGCCCGTGATCGTCCTCTACGTGCTCGTCACCAAGGGCATCGGCGGTTCCTTCGCGACCGCCGGAGCCATCAAGGGCTGA
- a CDS encoding alpha-mannosidase — protein sequence MHYDSTLVEARVRRFRGERLVSALYRSTAPLALTWWEVPDEPVPFAEAVGQRFVPAEHGMMWGRPWGTVWFHAEGKVPAAWADEEDVRVELVVDLGFTGEQPGFQAEGTVYGPSGRIIKAVEPLNRSVGLDAGFGGEVDVYIEAAANPNVAQDFLFVPTPYGDKATAGDARLYRLAGIEVGLLDLPVWELQQDVDALLGLVGQLPASSQRRAEILHALDRMVDTMDPDDVSGTAGLGRSVLGPALAKPASASAHHLHAVGHAHIDSAWLWPTRETVRKVARTFSNVCDLIDENPDFVFAASSAQQYAWLKRSYPELFDRVKEKVAAGNFVPVGGMWVESDTNLPGGEALARQFVLGKTFFLREFGIECEEVWLPDSFGYSAALPQVMAAAGARWFLTQKISWNETNRMPHHTFRWEGIDGSRIFTHFPPVDTYNSDLRAEELARAERQYAEKGLGTTSLVPFGHGDGGGGPTREMIAAARRTRSLEGSPTVELSGPRAFFEAAEAEYREPPVWSGELYLEFHRGTYTSQARTKRGNRRSEHLLREAELWATTATVRAGVPYPAEDLRATWETVLLQQFHDILPGTSIAWVHQEAERNYDDVAVRLGAVIETAARALLGQGPHTAVLNASPFAVAGVGPLGAGTEPARAPRTVTRTGDGFRLENEAVRVEVDSAGLVRSLWDRAAERELVPAGSAANLLQLHRDTPTQWDAWDIDEHYRRNTTDLVDVAALDIVDGPAGQALRIERAFGASRVVQHLALDASAPRLDISTEVDWHEQKKLLKLAFPLDVHAERATSEIQFGHIHRPTHANTSWDAARFETVAHRWVHVGEPGYGVAIANDSTYGHDTTRTTAGRATTTTVRLSLLRAPVFPDPAADQGSHRMEVSVLLGADIPDAVAEGYRLNLPLRTVPEVARTAIEPLVRLDAPGHVVEAVKLAEDGSGDVVVRLYEAYGRRSRGMLSADFPHSSVVETDLLERPLEDTAIRRRDGDGVHLVLRPFQLVTLRFAVTG from the coding sequence ATGCACTACGACTCCACTCTCGTCGAAGCCCGCGTCCGGCGGTTCCGCGGCGAGCGCCTCGTGTCCGCGCTGTACCGCAGCACAGCACCGCTCGCGCTGACCTGGTGGGAGGTGCCCGATGAACCGGTGCCCTTCGCCGAAGCCGTCGGGCAGCGGTTCGTGCCCGCCGAGCACGGCATGATGTGGGGGCGCCCCTGGGGCACCGTGTGGTTCCACGCCGAGGGCAAGGTCCCTGCCGCGTGGGCGGACGAGGAGGACGTCCGGGTCGAGCTCGTCGTCGACCTCGGTTTCACCGGCGAGCAGCCGGGCTTCCAGGCGGAGGGGACGGTGTACGGCCCGTCCGGCAGGATCATCAAGGCCGTCGAGCCGCTGAACCGGAGCGTCGGACTGGATGCCGGCTTCGGCGGGGAGGTGGACGTCTACATCGAGGCGGCCGCGAACCCGAACGTCGCCCAGGACTTCCTCTTCGTCCCCACCCCCTACGGTGACAAGGCGACGGCGGGTGACGCACGCCTGTACCGGCTCGCGGGGATCGAGGTGGGACTCCTCGATCTGCCGGTCTGGGAACTGCAGCAGGACGTGGACGCACTCCTGGGGCTGGTGGGACAGCTCCCGGCGTCCTCGCAGCGGCGCGCCGAGATCCTCCACGCACTGGACCGCATGGTGGACACCATGGATCCCGACGACGTGTCGGGAACCGCCGGGCTCGGCCGGTCCGTCCTCGGGCCCGCCCTCGCGAAGCCGGCATCGGCGAGCGCACACCACCTCCACGCCGTGGGGCATGCGCACATCGACTCCGCCTGGCTGTGGCCCACCCGGGAGACCGTGCGGAAGGTCGCACGGACCTTCTCGAACGTCTGCGACCTCATCGACGAGAACCCCGATTTCGTCTTCGCGGCGTCCTCGGCCCAGCAGTACGCGTGGCTCAAGCGGTCCTACCCCGAGCTGTTCGACCGCGTGAAGGAGAAGGTGGCGGCGGGGAACTTCGTGCCGGTGGGCGGCATGTGGGTCGAATCGGACACGAACCTGCCCGGCGGCGAGGCCCTCGCACGGCAGTTCGTCCTCGGCAAGACCTTCTTCCTGCGCGAGTTCGGGATCGAATGCGAGGAGGTCTGGCTGCCGGACTCGTTCGGGTACTCCGCAGCCCTCCCGCAGGTCATGGCCGCAGCGGGTGCGCGGTGGTTCCTCACGCAGAAGATCTCCTGGAACGAGACCAACAGGATGCCGCACCACACGTTCCGGTGGGAGGGCATCGACGGGTCCCGCATCTTCACGCACTTCCCGCCCGTGGACACCTACAACTCGGACCTCCGAGCCGAGGAGCTCGCCCGGGCCGAACGGCAGTACGCGGAGAAGGGCCTGGGCACGACGTCGCTGGTCCCCTTCGGCCACGGTGACGGCGGTGGCGGGCCCACCCGCGAGATGATCGCCGCGGCGCGTCGCACCCGCTCGCTGGAAGGATCACCCACGGTGGAGCTGAGCGGCCCGCGGGCGTTCTTCGAGGCCGCCGAGGCCGAGTACCGGGAGCCCCCGGTCTGGTCCGGCGAGCTCTACCTCGAATTCCACCGTGGTACCTACACCTCCCAGGCGCGCACGAAGCGGGGCAACCGCCGCTCCGAACACCTGCTGCGTGAAGCGGAGCTGTGGGCGACGACGGCGACCGTCCGCGCGGGAGTGCCCTACCCGGCCGAGGACCTCCGGGCGACGTGGGAGACGGTGCTCCTGCAGCAGTTCCACGACATCCTGCCGGGCACCTCCATCGCCTGGGTGCATCAGGAGGCCGAGCGCAACTACGACGACGTGGCCGTGCGGCTCGGGGCCGTCATCGAGACCGCGGCACGCGCCCTCCTGGGGCAGGGCCCGCACACCGCCGTCCTCAACGCGTCACCCTTCGCCGTGGCCGGCGTCGGCCCCCTGGGCGCGGGCACGGAGCCGGCCCGGGCCCCCCGGACCGTCACCCGGACCGGCGACGGCTTCCGCCTGGAGAACGAGGCCGTCCGCGTCGAGGTCGACTCCGCGGGCCTCGTCCGATCCCTGTGGGACAGGGCCGCGGAACGCGAGCTCGTACCCGCCGGGTCCGCCGCGAACCTGCTGCAGCTGCACCGCGACACACCCACACAGTGGGACGCGTGGGACATCGACGAGCACTACCGCAGGAACACCACGGACCTGGTGGACGTCGCCGCGCTGGACATCGTCGACGGCCCCGCCGGCCAGGCGCTGCGCATTGAACGGGCCTTCGGTGCTTCGCGCGTCGTGCAGCACCTCGCTCTCGACGCCTCCGCACCGAGGCTGGACATCAGCACCGAGGTGGACTGGCACGAGCAGAAGAAGCTGCTCAAGCTGGCGTTCCCCCTCGACGTCCACGCCGAGCGCGCGACGTCGGAGATCCAGTTCGGGCACATCCACCGTCCCACCCACGCGAACACGTCCTGGGACGCGGCGCGCTTCGAGACGGTGGCACACCGGTGGGTGCACGTCGGCGAGCCGGGCTACGGCGTGGCCATCGCCAACGACTCCACCTACGGGCACGACACCACCCGCACCACGGCCGGCCGTGCGACCACGACGACCGTCCGGCTCTCGCTGCTGCGGGCGCCCGTGTTCCCCGACCCCGCTGCGGACCAGGGCAGCCACCGTATGGAGGTCTCGGTCCTGCTGGGAGCGGACATCCCCGACGCCGTGGCCGAGGGGTACCGGCTGAACCTGCCGCTGCGCACCGTTCCCGAGGTGGCACGGACGGCGATCGAACCGCTCGTCCGGCTCGACGCCCCGGGCCACGTGGTAGAGGCCGTGAAGCTCGCCGAGGATGGCTCGGGCGACGTGGTGGTGCGGCTGTACGAGGCCTACGGGCGCCGGTCGAGGGGCATGCTCAGCGCGGATTTCCCGCACTCCTCGGTGGTCGAGACCGACCTGCTCGAACGGCCGCTGGAGGACACCGCCATCAGGCGTCGGGACGGCGACGGCGTGCATCTCGTCCTCCGGCCGTTCCAACTCGTCACGCTAAGATTTGCTGTCACCGGCTGA
- a CDS encoding ROK family transcriptional regulator: MGDFNQTVVLDAIRRSPTGLSRVELATISGLSAQTLSNIARRLLEQELVIESGKVQNGRGKPRTVLALNPSARFAVGVHLDPAVITFVILDLSGRVVAHSTRRTPLTPDADVVIQEMGDAVAALLAEAGVDPERVLGVGVASPGPIDPVRGIVVDPPYLLGWDRVPLRESLSAATGFPVVLEKDVAATAVAEIWGSHSDSPENFIFVYLGTGVGMGLVYSGAVLRGTSQNAGEVGHIVVDPTGPDCFCGLRGCVAVTCMPRNLVEEAIRAGVHPEGVNRADPGAVEAAFLRLCAEARGGDAAAGAIIDRSARRIAKAVSVLTNALDVDRVIFGGPYWPALSEAYLDLVPRALRGLTVAPHTADIRVEGTAFGTDVGAVGAACTVFDKAISPDTRRLLLEH; encoded by the coding sequence ATGGGCGACTTCAACCAGACCGTGGTGCTCGACGCCATCCGGCGCTCCCCCACGGGGCTCAGCCGCGTGGAACTGGCGACGATCTCGGGACTGTCGGCGCAGACCCTGTCCAACATCGCGCGGCGCCTGCTGGAGCAGGAGCTCGTGATCGAGTCGGGCAAGGTCCAGAACGGCAGGGGCAAGCCGCGCACGGTCCTCGCGCTCAACCCGTCGGCGAGGTTCGCCGTCGGCGTGCACCTGGATCCGGCCGTGATCACGTTCGTGATCCTCGACCTCAGCGGCAGGGTGGTCGCGCATTCCACGCGACGCACACCGCTCACCCCGGACGCGGACGTCGTCATCCAGGAGATGGGCGACGCCGTCGCGGCCCTCCTGGCGGAAGCCGGGGTCGATCCCGAGCGTGTGCTCGGGGTGGGGGTCGCCTCCCCCGGCCCCATCGATCCGGTCCGCGGCATCGTCGTCGATCCGCCGTACCTGCTCGGCTGGGACCGGGTTCCACTGCGTGAGTCGCTGAGTGCGGCGACCGGCTTCCCGGTGGTCCTCGAGAAGGACGTGGCGGCCACGGCCGTGGCCGAGATCTGGGGCAGCCACAGCGACTCGCCCGAGAACTTCATCTTCGTGTACCTGGGCACCGGTGTCGGCATGGGCCTCGTGTACAGCGGCGCCGTCCTGCGGGGCACCAGCCAGAACGCGGGCGAGGTGGGGCATATCGTGGTGGACCCGACCGGCCCGGACTGCTTCTGCGGGTTGCGCGGCTGTGTCGCGGTGACGTGCATGCCCCGGAACCTGGTCGAGGAGGCGATCCGCGCCGGCGTGCACCCGGAGGGCGTGAACAGGGCGGACCCGGGAGCGGTGGAGGCGGCGTTCCTGCGACTCTGCGCGGAGGCACGGGGCGGCGACGCCGCGGCGGGGGCGATCATCGACCGCTCCGCGAGGCGTATCGCGAAGGCCGTCTCCGTGCTGACCAATGCCCTCGACGTCGATCGCGTCATCTTCGGTGGCCCCTACTGGCCGGCGCTCTCGGAGGCGTACCTCGATCTCGTGCCACGTGCCCTGCGCGGCCTCACGGTCGCCCCGCACACTGCGGACATCCGGGTGGAGGGTACGGCGTTCGGGACCGATGTGGGTGCGGTCGGTGCGGCCTGCACGGTCTTCGACAAGGCGATCTCGCCCGACACGCGGCGGCTGCTGCTGGAGCATTAA
- a CDS encoding YajQ family cyclic di-GMP-binding protein: protein MASESTFDVVSKVDKQEVANALSQAQKEIAQRYDFKGVGAEVDFSGEKILMKANSEERVLAVLDVLQSKMIKRGISLKSLDTGEPFPSGKEFRLETSIKEGIAQDIAKKINKLIRDEGPKGVKSQIQGDELRVSSKSRDDLQATMALLKNFDEADLQFVNMR from the coding sequence GTGGCGAGCGAATCCACGTTCGACGTCGTAAGCAAAGTGGACAAGCAGGAGGTCGCCAACGCGCTGAGCCAGGCGCAGAAGGAGATCGCCCAGCGGTACGACTTCAAGGGGGTCGGCGCCGAGGTGGACTTCAGCGGCGAGAAGATCCTCATGAAGGCGAACTCGGAGGAGCGCGTCCTGGCCGTGCTCGACGTCCTGCAGTCCAAGATGATCAAGCGCGGCATCTCCCTGAAGTCCTTGGACACGGGTGAGCCGTTCCCCTCGGGCAAGGAGTTCCGCCTCGAGACCTCCATCAAGGAGGGCATCGCGCAGGACATCGCGAAGAAGATCAACAAGCTCATCCGCGACGAGGGGCCCAAGGGCGTGAAGTCCCAGATCCAGGGCGACGAGCTGCGCGTCAGCTCCAAGTCACGGGACGATCTGCAGGCCACCATGGCGCTGCTCAAGAACTTCGACGAGGCAGACCTCCAGTTCGTGAACATGCGCTGA